In Mesotoga infera, one genomic interval encodes:
- a CDS encoding glycosyltransferase — MPGLNQKSYDIVIGIPSFNNSSTIKYVVETAAKGLGKFFPSLRGCIVNSDGGSTDNTEEVFYSASSDGADLLSFRYRGISGKGSAMRSIMEKALTLDAQAVVFLDSDLRSVEPFWIDRLARPIFEKNAAYVTPYYIRHKYDGTITNSICYPLTTALYGKKVRQPIGGDFGVGREMLDYYISVSEETWKSDVSKFGIDIWMTTSAINEARGRIYQAALGTKIHDVKDPGKQLGN; from the coding sequence ATGCCTGGACTGAATCAGAAATCATATGACATAGTAATCGGAATACCTAGTTTTAACAACTCGAGTACTATCAAATACGTAGTCGAGACAGCAGCAAAAGGTCTCGGTAAGTTTTTCCCATCATTGAGAGGCTGTATCGTCAATTCAGACGGAGGATCGACAGACAATACTGAAGAGGTTTTTTATTCAGCTTCCAGTGATGGAGCAGATCTGCTTTCTTTCAGATACCGGGGGATCTCCGGAAAGGGAAGCGCAATGAGATCGATAATGGAGAAAGCCCTCACTCTCGACGCTCAGGCAGTGGTATTTCTCGACTCGGATTTAAGAAGTGTAGAACCTTTTTGGATAGATAGACTTGCCCGTCCGATCTTCGAAAAGAACGCAGCGTACGTTACCCCCTACTATATTCGACACAAGTATGACGGAACGATAACCAACAGCATATGCTACCCTCTAACTACGGCACTTTATGGAAAGAAGGTAAGACAACCTATTGGGGGAGATTTCGGTGTAGGCAGAGAGATGCTTGACTATTACATCTCCGTATCTGAGGAGACGTGGAAGTCCGACGTTTCCAAATTTGGAATTGATATCTGGATGACCACTTCTGCCATTAATGAGGCAAGAGGAAGAATATACCAGGCTGCTTTAGGTACGAAAATTCATGACGTGAAGGATCCAGGCAAGCAGCTTGGAAATAT